A region from the Aegilops tauschii subsp. strangulata cultivar AL8/78 chromosome 5, Aet v6.0, whole genome shotgun sequence genome encodes:
- the LOC109772585 gene encoding PGR5-like protein 1A, chloroplastic, with product MAAEVVALSPASRLPSLSSRPAASSSSRAHRAARSARSPPALAVTTFALGRRRQALLLLRPRATEQQGQVQQQEEEVVDGNVLPYCSIDGKKKKTIGEMEQEFLRALQSFYYDQKAIMSNEEFDNLKEELMWEGSSVVMLSADEQRLLEASMAYIAGNPIMSDAEFDELKLRLKQDGSDIVTEGPRCSLRSRKVYSDLTVDYLKMFLLNVPATIVALGLFFFIDELTGFEVNVFQFPEPFGFIFTYFAALPLILVTAQVVTKAIINDVLILKGPCPNCGTENLSFYGTILSIESGGATNNVKCANCKTVMVYDSKTRLITLPDS from the exons ATGGCCGCCGAGGTGGTGGCGCTCTCGCCGGCGTCCCGCCTGCCGTCCCTCTCCTCcaggcccgccgcctcctcctcctcccgcgcccATCGCGCTGCCCGCTCTGCCCGGTCACCGCCGGCGCTCGCCGTAACGACGTTCGCGTTGGGCCGCCGCCGCCAAGCACTGCTGCTCCTCCGGCCCCGCGCCACCGAGCAGCAAGGGCAGgtgcagcagcaggaggaggaggtggtggacgGCAACGTGCTCCCCTACTGCAGCATCGAcggcaagaagaagaagaccatCGGGGAGATGGAGCAGGAGTTCCTACGAGCCCTGCAG TCCTTCTACTACGACCAGAAGGCCATCATGTCCAACGAGGAGTTCGACAACCTCAAGGAGGAGCTCATGTGGGAAGGCAGCAGCGTCGTCATGCTAA GCGCCGATGAGCAGAGGCTCCTGGAAGCCTCCATGGCCTACATCGCCGGCAACCCCATCATGTCCGACGCCGAATTCGACGAGCTCAAGCTCAGACTCAAG CAAGATGGAAGCGACATCGTGACGGAAGGCCCTAGGTGCAGTCTACGGAGTCGGAAG GTTTACAGCGATCTGACGGTTGACTACTTGAAGATGTTCCTGCTCAATGTTCCAGCGACTATTGTTGCTCTAGGACT GTTCTTTTTCATCGATGAGCTGACTGGCTTTGAGGTCAATGTATTCCAG TTTCCGGAGCCCTTCGGATTCATATTCACATATTTTGCCGCTTTGCCTCTGATATTGGTTACGGCGCAAGTGGTAACCAAGGCCATAATAAATGATGTCTTAATCCTGAAG GGGCCGTGTCCGAACTGCGGCACTGAAAATCTTTCCTTCTACGGGACGATACTGTCGATCGAGAGTGGTGGAGCAACGAACAATGTGAAGTGCGCAAA TTGCAAAACGGTGATGGTATACGACTCAAAAACTCGGTTGATCACACTTCCAGATTCATGA